In the genome of Massilia sp. PAMC28688, one region contains:
- a CDS encoding YbaB/EbfC family nucleoid-associated protein, which translates to MMKNQLAGLMKQAQAMQDNMKKAQEALALVEVEGQSGAGLVKVVMTCKNDVKRVSIDPSLLADDKDMLEDLVAAAFNDAVRKAEAVSAEKMGGLSAGMQLPPGFKMPF; encoded by the coding sequence ATGATGAAGAACCAGCTCGCAGGCTTGATGAAACAGGCGCAGGCCATGCAGGACAATATGAAAAAGGCGCAGGAAGCGCTGGCCCTGGTGGAAGTGGAAGGCCAGTCCGGTGCCGGCCTGGTCAAGGTCGTCATGACGTGCAAGAACGACGTCAAGCGCGTTTCCATCGACCCTTCGCTGCTGGCCGACGACAAGGACATGCTCGAAGACCTGGTCGCTGCCGCCTTCAACGACGCCGTGCGCAAGGCCGAAGCCGTATCGGCCGAAAAGATGGGTGGCCTGTCGGCCGGCATGCAGCTGCCCCCCGGCTTCAAGATGCCGTTCTAA
- a CDS encoding response regulator → MLNFERSSLNKKLTIISFLSTGTALLFVFIAFTVTSVLNHRKDEGMQLSSFAGVIGTNSVDALTFNDRTQALNTLSALKAKDDISNAALFDRHGKLFAQYLPPGRKDAASGMPAIGTDDQALEAANRQGSTFWSTRMRLYRPVTGNEHQIGVVMIEADLTDMWLDIFKSLGVIGAAMGGSLIVALILASRFKGSIADPVTKLINAAQKVSASQNYNLRIAHDRTDELGTLINSFNDMLAQIEGRGAALTHHRDELERQVSVRTEQLEKAKNAAEAASRAKSAFLATMSHEIRTPMNGVLGMTEMLLGTALTDTQRNFTKLVKSSGEHLLVIINDILDFSKIEAGKLSIEYINFNLWDLLDDINNIYTPQAHGKGLALDFDIANDIPIAVCGDPNRVRQIIANLLGNAIKFTDRGQILAKVQVIGEDGPSVSLRFEVHDTGIGVSREARTRIFDAFSQADDSTTRKYGGTGLGLAISRQLVELMGGKIGVDNAPERGSIFWFTVSFDKRRVDADEPGANLKPVEGMRILIVDEHEDSRDVLEQQLAHWHVSTDCARSALDAVERLAAAAQAGKPYDVALIDMDLQRTSGLSLAAAIKGDPATRSTRLLLVSDNRLAADPVQRREAGVAYQLIKPARAGDLFECIMTRPRGSRIVPPPAAEPASAALPGTGKAGGAAGARPARVRRVLLAEDNPVNVEVAKAMLDSLGMAVHCARNGAEALQEARAGGYDIVLMDCQMPVMDGFAATAEIRRHEQASGRGRMLPIIAITANALQGDREACLAAGMDDYLSKPFTHQQLGAVIGRWIGLPIAASVHHDDEPPVLPRETREVIQRDVINRQALDNIRALSKDRGDALVQKVIAAYVDDTPGHLKTLRCAIADKDAGNVRKVAHSLKSSSANVGAEALAQMCKDMETLGRTDTTVGAAVILTDMEQEFQAVRHSLSAILEKET, encoded by the coding sequence ATGCTGAATTTTGAGCGCTCCAGTCTGAACAAGAAGCTGACCATCATTTCATTCTTGTCGACCGGGACGGCGCTGCTGTTCGTCTTTATTGCCTTCACCGTGACCTCGGTACTGAATCATCGCAAGGATGAAGGCATGCAGCTGTCCTCCTTTGCCGGCGTGATCGGCACCAACAGTGTGGACGCGCTCACCTTCAATGACCGCACCCAGGCACTGAACACCCTGTCCGCGCTCAAGGCCAAGGATGATATTTCCAATGCGGCCCTGTTCGACCGCCACGGCAAGCTGTTTGCCCAGTACCTGCCGCCCGGGCGCAAGGATGCCGCCTCCGGCATGCCCGCCATCGGCACCGACGACCAGGCGCTGGAAGCGGCCAACCGCCAGGGCAGCACCTTCTGGTCTACCCGCATGCGCCTGTACCGCCCCGTGACGGGCAATGAGCACCAGATCGGCGTGGTCATGATCGAAGCGGACCTGACCGACATGTGGCTCGACATCTTCAAGAGCCTGGGCGTGATCGGCGCGGCCATGGGCGGCTCGCTGATCGTGGCGCTGATCCTGGCCAGCCGCTTCAAGGGCAGCATTGCCGACCCCGTGACCAAGCTCATCAACGCGGCACAGAAAGTGTCGGCCAGCCAGAACTACAACCTGCGCATCGCCCACGACCGTACCGACGAGCTGGGCACCCTCATCAACAGCTTCAACGACATGCTGGCCCAGATCGAAGGGCGCGGCGCCGCCCTCACCCATCACCGCGACGAACTGGAACGCCAGGTGAGCGTGCGCACCGAGCAGCTGGAAAAGGCCAAGAACGCGGCCGAAGCGGCCAGCCGCGCCAAGAGTGCCTTCCTGGCCACCATGAGCCATGAAATCCGCACGCCCATGAACGGCGTGCTGGGCATGACCGAAATGCTGCTTGGCACGGCGCTCACCGACACCCAGCGCAACTTCACCAAGCTGGTCAAGAGCTCGGGCGAGCACCTGCTGGTGATCATCAATGACATCCTGGACTTTTCCAAGATTGAAGCGGGCAAGCTGTCGATCGAGTACATCAACTTCAATTTGTGGGACCTGCTCGACGACATCAACAACATCTACACGCCGCAAGCCCACGGCAAGGGCCTGGCGCTGGACTTCGACATCGCCAACGACATTCCGATTGCCGTGTGCGGCGACCCCAATCGCGTGCGCCAGATCATCGCCAACCTGCTGGGCAACGCCATCAAGTTTACCGACCGCGGGCAGATCCTGGCCAAGGTGCAGGTCATTGGCGAAGATGGACCCAGCGTCAGCCTGCGCTTTGAAGTGCACGACACCGGCATTGGGGTCTCGCGCGAAGCGCGCACCCGCATCTTCGACGCCTTTTCGCAGGCCGACGACTCGACCACCCGCAAGTACGGCGGCACCGGCCTTGGCCTGGCCATCTCGCGCCAGCTGGTCGAACTCATGGGCGGCAAGATCGGGGTGGACAACGCGCCTGAGCGCGGCTCCATTTTCTGGTTCACCGTCTCCTTTGACAAGCGCCGGGTCGACGCCGACGAACCGGGCGCCAATCTCAAGCCGGTCGAAGGCATGCGCATCCTGATCGTGGACGAGCATGAAGACAGCCGCGACGTGCTCGAACAGCAGCTGGCGCACTGGCACGTGAGCACCGACTGCGCCAGGTCGGCGCTGGACGCCGTCGAGCGCCTGGCCGCTGCCGCCCAGGCGGGCAAGCCGTACGACGTGGCGCTGATCGACATGGACCTGCAGCGTACCAGCGGGCTGTCGCTGGCCGCCGCCATCAAGGGCGACCCGGCCACGCGCTCGACGCGCCTGCTTCTGGTGAGCGACAACCGGCTGGCCGCGGACCCGGTGCAGCGGCGCGAAGCGGGCGTGGCGTACCAATTGATCAAGCCGGCGCGCGCCGGCGACCTGTTCGAATGCATCATGACGCGCCCGCGCGGCAGCCGCATCGTGCCGCCGCCCGCAGCGGAGCCGGCCAGTGCCGCCCTGCCCGGGACCGGCAAGGCCGGGGGGGCTGCCGGCGCCAGGCCGGCCCGCGTGCGGCGCGTGCTGCTGGCCGAAGACAATCCCGTCAACGTCGAAGTGGCCAAGGCCATGCTCGACAGCCTGGGCATGGCGGTCCACTGCGCCAGGAACGGCGCCGAGGCGCTGCAGGAAGCGCGCGCCGGCGGCTACGACATCGTCCTCATGGACTGCCAGATGCCGGTCATGGACGGCTTCGCGGCCACGGCCGAAATCCGCCGCCACGAACAGGCCAGCGGACGCGGACGCATGCTGCCCATCATCGCCATCACGGCCAACGCCCTGCAGGGCGACCGCGAAGCCTGCCTGGCGGCCGGCATGGACGACTACCTGAGCAAACCGTTTACCCACCAGCAGCTCGGCGCCGTCATCGGGCGCTGGATCGGGCTGCCGATTGCCGCCAGCGTCCACCACGATGACGAGCCGCCGGTGCTGCCGCGCGAAACGCGCGAAGTGATCCAGCGCGACGTCATCAACCGCCAGGCGCTGGACAACATTCGCGCCCTGTCCAAGGACCGCGGCGACGCTTTGGTGCAAAAAGTGATTGCCGCCTACGTGGACGACACGCCGGGCCACCTCAAGACGCTGCGCTGCGCCATCGCCGACAAGGACGCGGGCAACGTGCGCAAGGTGGCCCACAGCCTCAAGTCCAGCAGCGCCAATGTGGGCGCCGAAGCGCTGGCGCAGATGTGCAAGGACATGGAAACACTGGGCCGCACCGACACCACCGTTGGCGCGGCCGTCATCCTCACCGACATGGAGCAGGAATTCCAGGCAGTTCGGCATTCGCTCAGTGCCATCCTAGAGAAGGAAACTTGA
- a CDS encoding glycosyltransferase, with the protein MHLVDITMFYAPEGGGVSTYLNAKAAWLAQRGVHHSILSPNVQGRAGAPALVHLAGAALPGFNGYRMPWTVSGPARALRALQPDLIEAGDAAQAAWAALRVKRQLGIPAVAFYHSDLARLMHERWGGLAGALARRYLAPLYRQFDLVLAPSKRMVAQLAGMGVAGAVHQPLGIDTSTFTPARRMDNLRERLRLPASTRLLVYAGRDTPEKKLPMLHEAVRTLGSPYHLLLVGGAGAHRGPHTSHLPFMRDQAQLACLLASCDLLVHPGDCETFGLIVLEAMACGLPVVAASGGGTAELLDEDTGILVQPNSVAALCAGIDTLFQRDRSAMGLAAARKAREHYDWNHIMPQLMQRYARLLALWPGASVEVERLCASE; encoded by the coding sequence ATGCACCTCGTCGACATCACCATGTTTTACGCGCCCGAAGGCGGCGGGGTGAGTACCTACCTCAACGCCAAGGCGGCGTGGCTGGCACAGCGGGGCGTGCACCATTCCATTCTCAGCCCCAATGTGCAGGGCCGGGCTGGTGCGCCGGCGCTGGTGCACCTGGCCGGGGCCGCGCTGCCCGGCTTCAATGGCTACCGCATGCCCTGGACGGTGAGCGGACCGGCGCGCGCACTGCGGGCGCTGCAGCCAGACCTGATCGAGGCGGGCGACGCGGCCCAGGCGGCGTGGGCCGCGCTGCGGGTCAAGCGGCAGCTGGGCATCCCGGCGGTCGCCTTTTATCATTCCGACCTGGCACGCCTCATGCACGAAAGGTGGGGCGGCCTGGCCGGCGCCCTTGCGCGGCGCTACCTGGCACCGCTGTACCGCCAGTTTGACCTGGTGCTGGCACCATCAAAGCGCATGGTGGCGCAGCTGGCCGGCATGGGCGTGGCCGGCGCCGTGCATCAACCGCTGGGCATTGATACCTCCACCTTCACGCCCGCGCGGCGCATGGACAACCTGCGCGAGCGCCTGCGCCTGCCTGCGAGCACGCGCCTGCTGGTCTATGCCGGGCGCGACACGCCCGAGAAAAAACTCCCGATGCTGCACGAGGCCGTGCGCACGCTTGGGTCCCCCTATCATCTGCTGCTGGTGGGCGGCGCCGGCGCCCATCGTGGGCCGCACACCAGCCACCTGCCGTTCATGCGCGACCAGGCGCAGCTGGCATGCCTGCTGGCCAGCTGCGACCTCTTGGTCCATCCCGGCGACTGCGAAACGTTCGGCCTCATCGTGCTCGAGGCCATGGCCTGCGGCCTGCCGGTGGTGGCGGCAAGCGGTGGCGGCACGGCAGAACTGCTAGACGAAGACACCGGCATTCTTGTGCAGCCCAACAGCGTGGCGGCCCTGTGTGCGGGCATCGACACCCTGTTCCAGCGCGACCGCAGCGCCATGGGCCTGGCCGCAGCGCGCAAGGCGCGCGAGCACTACGACTGGAACCACATCATGCCGCAGTTAATGCAGCGCTACGCGCGGCTGCTGGCTTTGTGGCCGGGCGCCAGCGTGGAAGTGGAGCGTCTCTGTGCAAGCGAATGA
- a CDS encoding DUF2334 domain-containing protein: MQANERPALCVSIHDVAPATWAECLHLLHAIRAVADIPLSWLVVPCYHGSLRISRPYERSLERLLGQGHELVLHGYTHRDESPPAASLREWVLRTIYTEGEGEFAALSQEQARRRIELGLHWFGQRNWPVAGFVAPAWLISAPAERALRQFPFEYTSTYGRFHCLRAGRSLFAPSMVYAARNRWGRVLSPAAASVIAQLQGRAPLLRLALHPRDAHHPGLVRHAQGLIEHLLQGRQALTKGGFAGWMAAWATSTGPSSRPSGLVHKPPTSEDGHNVPPPPWR; the protein is encoded by the coding sequence GTGCAAGCGAATGAGCGGCCCGCGCTGTGCGTTTCCATCCACGACGTGGCGCCGGCCACCTGGGCCGAATGCCTGCACCTGTTGCACGCGATTCGCGCCGTCGCCGACATTCCGCTCAGCTGGCTGGTTGTGCCGTGCTACCACGGCAGTCTGCGCATTTCGCGCCCGTACGAGCGCAGCCTGGAGCGGCTGCTTGGCCAGGGCCACGAACTGGTCCTGCACGGTTACACCCATCGTGACGAGTCGCCGCCGGCCGCGTCGCTGCGCGAATGGGTGCTGCGCACCATCTACACCGAGGGAGAAGGGGAGTTTGCCGCGCTCAGCCAGGAGCAGGCCCGGCGCCGCATCGAACTTGGCCTGCACTGGTTTGGGCAGCGCAACTGGCCGGTGGCCGGTTTTGTCGCCCCTGCCTGGCTGATCAGCGCGCCGGCCGAGCGGGCGCTGCGACAATTTCCGTTTGAATACACGAGTACCTACGGGCGCTTCCATTGCCTGCGCGCGGGGCGCAGCCTGTTTGCACCATCCATGGTGTACGCGGCGCGCAACCGCTGGGGGCGCGTCCTCTCGCCGGCCGCCGCGAGCGTAATCGCGCAGCTGCAGGGTCGCGCCCCGCTGCTCAGGCTGGCGCTGCATCCGCGCGACGCCCATCATCCCGGCCTGGTGCGCCACGCTCAGGGCCTCATCGAGCATTTGCTGCAGGGGCGCCAAGCCCTGACCAAGGGTGGCTTTGCCGGTTGGATGGCGGCCTGGGCTACCAGTACGGGCCCCAGTAGCCGCCCCAGCGGCCTCGTCCATAAGCCACCGACCAGTGAGGATGGCCATAACGTGCCGCCTCCTCCTTGGCGCTAA
- a CDS encoding bifunctional diguanylate cyclase/phosphodiesterase produces the protein MPAISTKRGVVLVADDDPVMRLLMIEMLGQVGLDGIEAGDGRQAVSCFQRAAPDLILMDVDMPNMDGFSACREIRRIESGAPVPIIMVTGGDDIDAVTRAYEVGATDFVSKPINWPILGHRVLYVLRASDAIVRLRKADAQNRAVLAAIPDTFFRLSQDGYYLDYEQGHDSSAAIDEDHCVGRHIGDVLPREIAERILEQVGIVLATQHIRSVDYELVHGELVQHFEARLVATGPDEVLGLVRDISERKQNEEQIRRLAYFDSLTGIPNRQAFLETLERELNRSKIGNKKFAVLFMDLDAFKRINDTLGHNVGDHLLKIVSERLRETIRPSDLVSRGDQSHNLARLGGDEFTILIPDLDRVENALNVAHRVKDAMRRPFLIDGHEIFVTASIGISLFPEDGDDCDSLLKYADTAMYHAKNCGKNNAKLYSSSLTMQIMSHVKLEVGLRKALKNDELYLLYQPQIDVRSAQIVGVEALVRWRHPERGLISPTEFIPLAEETGLIVPIGEWVLRTACVQARMWQKTTQRSLRMAVNLSAKQFKDDNLTQTVLSALHDTGLDPRFLELELTEGTLMDNARATMSTLEQLRSIGVYLSIDDFGTGYSSMNYLKRFDVRALKIDKSFICGLPQDSENAAITRAIIAMAHGLKMVVVAEGVETDEQLLLLEEYGCDMVQGYYLGHPSPQEKIAEMLLNSAPRLLAQTK, from the coding sequence ATGCCAGCTATCTCCACCAAACGCGGCGTCGTACTGGTAGCCGACGACGACCCGGTCATGCGCCTGCTGATGATCGAAATGCTGGGCCAGGTCGGCCTGGACGGCATCGAAGCGGGCGACGGCCGGCAAGCCGTGTCCTGCTTCCAGCGCGCCGCGCCGGACTTGATCCTGATGGACGTCGACATGCCCAACATGGACGGCTTTTCCGCCTGCCGCGAGATCCGCCGGATCGAAAGCGGTGCACCGGTCCCCATCATCATGGTCACCGGCGGCGACGACATCGACGCGGTCACGCGCGCCTATGAAGTGGGCGCCACCGACTTCGTCTCCAAGCCGATCAACTGGCCGATCCTGGGCCACCGGGTGCTGTACGTGCTGCGCGCCAGCGACGCCATCGTACGGCTGCGCAAGGCCGATGCCCAGAACCGCGCCGTGCTGGCCGCGATCCCCGATACGTTCTTCCGGCTAAGCCAGGATGGTTACTACCTCGACTACGAGCAGGGGCACGACAGCAGCGCGGCGATCGACGAAGACCACTGCGTGGGGCGGCACATCGGCGACGTGCTGCCCAGGGAGATTGCCGAGCGCATCCTGGAGCAGGTCGGCATCGTGCTCGCCACCCAGCATATCCGCTCGGTCGACTATGAACTGGTGCACGGCGAGCTGGTGCAGCACTTCGAAGCGCGCCTGGTGGCCACGGGACCGGACGAAGTGTTGGGCCTGGTGCGCGACATCAGCGAGCGCAAACAGAACGAAGAGCAGATCCGGCGCCTGGCCTATTTCGACAGCCTGACCGGCATTCCGAACCGTCAGGCGTTCCTCGAGACGCTGGAGCGGGAACTGAACCGATCCAAGATCGGCAACAAGAAATTTGCGGTCTTGTTCATGGACCTGGACGCGTTCAAGCGCATCAACGACACGCTGGGGCACAACGTGGGCGACCACCTGCTCAAGATCGTCTCCGAACGGCTGCGCGAAACCATTCGTCCGAGTGACCTGGTGTCGCGCGGCGACCAGTCGCACAACCTCGCGCGCCTCGGCGGCGATGAATTCACCATCCTCATTCCCGACCTGGACCGGGTCGAAAATGCGCTCAATGTGGCGCACCGGGTGAAGGACGCCATGCGCCGGCCCTTCCTGATCGACGGCCATGAAATCTTCGTCACTGCCAGCATCGGCATCTCGCTGTTTCCGGAAGATGGCGACGACTGCGACTCGCTGCTCAAGTACGCAGACACCGCCATGTACCACGCCAAGAACTGCGGCAAGAACAATGCCAAGCTGTATAGCTCCTCGCTGACGATGCAGATCATGAGTCACGTCAAGCTCGAAGTGGGCTTGCGCAAGGCGCTGAAGAACGACGAACTCTATCTGCTGTACCAGCCCCAGATTGACGTGCGCAGCGCCCAGATCGTGGGGGTGGAAGCGCTGGTGCGCTGGCGCCATCCCGAGCGGGGGCTGATATCGCCGACCGAATTCATTCCGCTGGCTGAAGAGACGGGGTTGATCGTCCCGATCGGCGAATGGGTGCTGCGCACTGCGTGCGTGCAGGCGCGCATGTGGCAAAAGACCACCCAGCGCTCGCTGCGGATGGCGGTCAATTTATCGGCCAAGCAGTTCAAGGACGATAACCTGACGCAGACCGTGCTGTCGGCGCTGCACGACACCGGGCTCGATCCGCGCTTTCTGGAACTGGAGCTGACGGAAGGGACGCTGATGGACAACGCGCGCGCCACCATGTCCACGCTCGAGCAGCTGCGTTCCATTGGCGTGTACCTGTCGATTGACGACTTTGGCACCGGGTACTCCTCGATGAACTACCTCAAGCGTTTTGACGTACGGGCGCTAAAGATCGACAAGAGCTTCATCTGCGGGCTGCCGCAGGATTCCGAGAACGCCGCCATCACGCGCGCCATCATCGCCATGGCACACGGGCTGAAGATGGTGGTGGTGGCCGAAGGGGTTGAAACGGACGAACAGCTGCTGCTGCTGGAGGAGTACGGCTGTGACATGGTGCAGGGCTACTACCTGGGTCACCCTTCACCCCAGGAAAAGATCGCCGAAATGCTGCTCAATTCCGCACCCCGCTTGCTGGCCCAAACGAAATAA
- a CDS encoding IS110 family transposase encodes METTHAPILGIDVSKKKLDAALLEGGKLKNKVVENSKAGYAELANWVTKQKVDVTTVHACMESTGIYSEPVALNLQAVGMKVSIVNPGCIKGFAQSENIRNKNDKVDAGVIARYCRAMTPEPWVAPPPAERLLRGWVERLSALQDIRQQEANRIEAHEFAGQTDLAKHTKEHVDWLDAQIAQLKNDIDTHIDSDPGMRADVELMTTIPGVGRATAAKVISYAGDVRKFSSAKAFAAYIGVTPKQRQSGSSVRGRTMISRIGSGQLRAALYMPGVVAKTHNPILRAFAARLSDNGLAKMAVVSAVMRKLAHLIYGVLRSNKPFDANYLQSGLAIQDGI; translated from the coding sequence ATGGAAACTACGCACGCTCCCATTCTGGGAATTGATGTCAGCAAGAAGAAGTTGGACGCCGCGCTGTTGGAAGGCGGCAAACTGAAGAACAAGGTCGTTGAGAACAGCAAGGCCGGATACGCCGAGCTGGCGAACTGGGTGACCAAGCAAAAGGTCGATGTGACGACAGTCCACGCCTGCATGGAGTCAACCGGCATCTACAGCGAGCCCGTAGCGCTCAATCTGCAGGCAGTTGGCATGAAGGTCAGCATCGTCAATCCAGGCTGCATCAAGGGCTTCGCTCAGAGCGAAAACATTCGAAACAAGAACGACAAGGTCGATGCCGGCGTTATTGCTCGGTATTGCCGAGCAATGACGCCGGAACCTTGGGTGGCACCGCCGCCAGCTGAGCGCTTGTTGCGTGGATGGGTGGAGCGCCTCAGTGCACTTCAGGATATCCGCCAGCAGGAAGCAAACCGGATTGAAGCGCATGAGTTCGCCGGGCAAACTGACTTGGCCAAGCACACCAAAGAGCACGTGGACTGGCTGGATGCCCAGATCGCGCAGCTCAAGAACGATATCGACACCCATATCGATAGCGATCCTGGGATGCGGGCTGACGTTGAGCTAATGACGACGATTCCGGGCGTGGGACGCGCCACGGCAGCCAAAGTCATCAGCTATGCGGGCGATGTGCGAAAGTTCAGCAGCGCCAAGGCCTTCGCCGCTTACATCGGCGTCACTCCCAAGCAACGGCAATCGGGCAGTTCGGTAAGAGGCCGGACCATGATCAGCCGAATCGGCAGTGGTCAACTGCGAGCAGCGCTGTACATGCCGGGCGTGGTGGCCAAGACGCACAACCCGATACTCAGGGCCTTTGCGGCCCGCTTATCGGACAACGGCCTGGCCAAGATGGCCGTGGTCAGCGCTGTCATGCGTAAGCTGGCACATCTGATCTACGGGGTCCTGCGGTCAAACAAGCCCTTCGATGCAAATTACTTGCAATCCGGGCTTGCAATTCAAGACGGTATCTGA
- the recR gene encoding recombination mediator RecR, with protein sequence MSKSLDFLTEALRRLPGVGPKSAQRMAFHLLQHDRDGAAMLSRALYQAVDSVHHCAMCNTFAETEVCDTCTDPARDTALLCVVETPADQLMIEQTLTYKGLYFVLMGRLSPLDGIGPKDIHLDKLIGRAADGVVGEVVLATNFTNEGEATAHYISEMLKARGLKVSRLARGVPVGGELEYVDAGTIARAMLDRRST encoded by the coding sequence ATGTCCAAGTCGCTCGACTTCCTCACCGAAGCCCTGCGTCGGCTTCCCGGCGTGGGTCCGAAGTCGGCGCAGCGCATGGCATTCCACCTGCTCCAGCACGACCGCGACGGCGCGGCCATGCTTTCGCGCGCGCTGTACCAGGCGGTCGACTCGGTGCACCACTGCGCCATGTGTAATACCTTTGCCGAGACCGAGGTGTGCGACACCTGCACCGATCCGGCGCGCGATACTGCGCTCCTGTGCGTGGTGGAGACCCCGGCCGACCAGCTCATGATCGAACAGACCCTGACCTACAAGGGTTTGTATTTCGTGCTCATGGGACGGCTCTCGCCGCTGGACGGCATCGGTCCCAAGGACATCCACCTTGACAAGCTGATTGGCCGCGCGGCCGATGGCGTGGTGGGCGAGGTCGTGCTGGCCACCAATTTCACCAACGAGGGCGAGGCCACTGCCCACTACATCAGCGAAATGCTCAAGGCGCGCGGGCTCAAGGTAAGCCGGCTGGCGCGGGGCGTGCCCGTCGGCGGCGAGCTGGAGTACGTTGACGCCGGCACCATCGCCCGCGCCATGCTGGACCGCCGCAGCACCTAG